The Amycolatopsis nigrescens CSC17Ta-90 genomic interval CTGCCCGGCGGCGAGCTGATGCAGGCGCAGCCGCTCGACGAAATCGGGTTCGGCGTTGACAACGGTGATCTCGAAGTCGTCGGCGTGAAGTTGGCGGGCCAGGTATCCGGCGGAGAAGGCTCCGGCGTATCCGGCCCCGAGGACGACGATGCGGTGCTGCATGAATCGCTCCTGTCTGGTTCGCGTGCACCCTGAACGAGACAGCCCCCGAATTCCTGACAGCACTGGCCAGTGACGTGGATCACCCTCGGAGGCTCGCTCCATGGCGGCCCGGCGCCCACTGCCGCGCTCACGGCCGCGCCAGCGCGGCCACGACCCGCGTGGCATCGCGGGTACTGACCACCAGTTCGTCATAACCGAGTTCCGCCGCGGCCGAGGAATCCAGGCCCAGCCGTACCGCGGGCACCCAGCGGCGCACGCTGACGAATCGCTTCGTTCGGCTTCCCAAGCCCCATCGCCCGACCTTGAGCACCCCGGTGACCACCATCCCCGCGCGGGCGCCGGGCGTCACCGAGTGCCGCGTCGGACGCTCGACCCGGTCCGCGGCCAGCACCCGCTCGATCGGAACCACGATCCGGGTCCGCCCACCGGCGAACAACCGCTCCCACCATGCCAGTTCTATCCGTACCGCCACGCTGTCGACCTGCACCGTCGCCATGCCGTCCCCCTCTAAGATGATCCCGACACCAGTATTAATACCACATATGGAATCAATGGAGCCGGATGTCTTCCGCGAAGAAGAAGTCACTGGCGGATTTGCTGCATCAGCCCGTCCGCTGGCGGATCACCCAGGCGCTCATCGGCCGCGAGCTGACCACGGCCGCGCTGGCCGAGCAGCTGCCCGATGTCCCGCACACCACCCTCTACCGCCACGTCGGCGTGCTGGTGGGAGCCGGTGTGCTCGTGGTGGTGGCCGAACGCAAGATACGCGGGACCGTCGAACGCACCTACCGGCTGAACGTCGACACGGCCGACGACGGGCGGGACGGGGTCGATCCGGACCAGTTGCGCACCATGTTCACCGTGTTCGTCGCCGGTATCGCCGGCGACTTCGACCGCTACCTCGAGCGTGCGGACATCGACCCGGTCCGGGACGGCATCGCGTTCCGGCAGGCCGCACTTTGGCTCGACGACAACGAGTTCGGCGAGTTCCTCACCCGGTTCGGCGAACTACTCGCGCGCTACGGCGAGCACGAACCCGGCCGCGGTCGCACCCGGCGCATTCTCTCCACCATCCTCATGCCGGATAGCTGACCGGCCACTGGGCCGGCACCGGGAATGCTGCCCGATTCTCGGGCCGGTCAGCGTCCTTGGCGCCGGTGCGCCGCACGCAGGGCGAACATCGCCAGGACGAAGAGGGCGATGAGCGCGAGGGTGATGAGCAAGTCGGGCACGGTGCCTTCACTTCGTTGTGGGCGCGCGATGGGGTGTCACGGCTGCCTGGGCGATTGTAGCTTTCTCAGCCGAGAACGAAATACCGCAGCCAGAGGTAGGGGGCGGCGATCACGATGGTGATCACGGTGACGAGCGCGCCTTTCTTGGTGAATTCCCAGAACGAGATGGGTGAGCCGGCGCGGGCGGCGATGCCGAGTACCACCACGTTCGCGCTCGCGCCGACCGCGGTCATGTTGCCGCCGAAGTCCGCACCCAGTGCCAGTGACCACCACAACGCTTCCGAATGGGTCGGGTCGGCGATGTTGTTCGTGAGTTCGAGAACCAGCGGGCTCATGGTGGCGACGTAGGGAATGTTGTCGATCACCCCGGACAGCAGTGCGGACACGCCGAGGATGAGCATCACCGCGAGCAGTGCGTTACCGCCGGTGGCGTCCGCGGCCAGCCGTGCCAGGTTGCCGATCACCCCGGTCTTGACCAGCGCCCCGATCATCACGAACAACCCCGCGAAGAACAGCAGTGTTTCCCACTCCACGCTGGCCAGGTAGTCCTTCGGCCTGGACCGGGAGATCAGCACCAGTACTCCGGCGCCGAGCAAGGCGACCACCGACGGCTCGACGTGGAACACCGAGTGCCCGACGAACGCGATGAACACGCCGAGCAGCACCACGCCGCACTTGACCAGCAGCCCGCGGTCCTGGATGGCCTCCCGCTCGTTGAGCGCCAGCACGTCCGCCACCCGATCGGGGTGCACGCGGAACGAGCCGCGGAACACCCAGGGCAGGATCAGGGTGAACACGATCAGCTCGATTGCCACGATCGGCGCCATGTTGACCAGGAAGTCGTTGAAGGTCAGCCCGGCCCGGCTGCCGATGATGATGTTCGGCGGATCCCCGATCAGCGTCGCCGCGCCTCCGATGTTGGATGCCAGCACCTCGGCGATCAGGAACGGCACCGGGTTGATGTCCAGCCGGTCGCAGACCAGCAGGGTCACCGGCGCGATCAGCAACACGGTGGTGACGTTGTCCAGGAACGCCGACGCCACCGCGGTGATCAGCACCAGCAAGATCATCACCCGGCGGGGTGAGCCCTTGGCGCGCTTGGCGGCCCAGATCGCGACGAACTCGAACACCCCGGTCTTGCGCAGCACCCCGACGATGATCATCATGCCGAGCAGCAGGAAGATGACGTCCCAGTCGATCCCGGTTTCGTGGGAGTAGAACGCGTCCGCCGACCCGGTCACGCCCAGCGCGAGCACGATCCCGGCCCCGGTCAGCGCCACTGCGGTCTTCGGCAGCTTCTCGGTCGCGATGAACAGATAAGCCACCACGAACACGGCGACCGCGATGGTGCCGCTCATCGCGCGCGCGCCTCGACCCGCGCGTGCCCGCCTAGTGCGGGGCGAGCGCCAGCTGCAGCAGTCTCGACGCGGAGATCACGCCGATCAGGTCCTTGCCGTCCATCACGGCCACCAGCGGGCAGCGCAGCCTGGCCATCATCGCCGCCACCTCGACGATGGTGTCGTCGGAGTTCACCCGCGGCAGTTCGGAGGCTTCCTTCGGCAGCAGCGCACGTACTTTCTTGCCGCTCAGCTTGTCCGCGATCCGGTCGGCCATCGACTCGTCGAGCACCCCGGCCAGCGACGGATCGTCCTGCACGTAACTGGGCACCAGGAACCGCACGACCTGCGAGGCAGGCAGTACCGAGCACGGGCAACCCTTGTCGTCGGTCACCACGATCCCGGGCAGCCGATGCTCCGCGAGCAACCGTGCCGCGTCCAGCGCATCGGAGTCCAGGTCCACGACCGGGTACTCCTCGGCCATCTGATCCGCGTGCATCCGCCCAGATTACGGCGAATCGGTCATGCCCGCCGAGGTTCATCCACTGCTCCTGCCGATTTCTTTACGGTCGGCGATCCCGGGCAGTGGCGCACTCACGAGCGATACCAGCGCCATCGAACCTCCGCCCGTCGCGTGCAGCCTCGCCCCCGGCTGGGGACGAGGTGTGCCGACCAGGCTTCCCGGCGCTCCGTGCGTAAAGATGCCGCAAAGACCCGGCCGAAGGCAAACCGACAGGCCATGGAGCAGGTATCGAATCCGAACCCTCGATCAGGCGGCTGGAGCCGAGCTGGACGGTGTCCTGGTCAGCTGGCCGATTCGTGGAACGGGCGCAGGAAACGTTCCAGTGACTTGTTGTCGAGGCCAACGGCCACTGGCCTCAGGTAGTCCTGCATGTCGGAGGGGGTGCTGTTTTCGTCGCTGACCGTGCCCGGGATGCTGGACTCGCCCACTACCCGACCGGTGCGCGCTTCCCGGACGGTGACGAGATAGACGCTGTCGAAGACGTCGAACTCGTACGGAAGGCCGCTGCCGCCGCGCACAATGTCGAAGGTGTAGTTGCGGGTGACCTTGCGCCCGGTGTCGCGGGTGATGGTCGCGCGCACGCACACTACGAGCTGCGCCTGGTGTTCATCTTCGGGTTCCCAGTCGTAGGGCAGGCGGAACTTGCCGTACAGGAACGTAGGGGGTTCGGCGTCCTTTATGCCCGCGTAGTCCGCCAGAACCATCGGATGGGGCCCGGGGCCGGTGAACGCGGGCGCGTCGCTGTTGAAGACATGAAGGTTCGGCGAACGACATGTCTCGGGGGGCACATAGGACCCCGACGCGATGGTCGAGACCGGCGCGGACGGCGCCGGCAGCGGCGCGAGCCGCCCGGAGGTCGGAGGGCCGCCGTCCCGGTCAGGCGGCCAGGTGCATGGCCCGGTCACGGTGATGGCGAACTGCGGGTTGTTCCGGGTCAGCCGTACGAGAACCTTGGTGCCGTCCGCGTTCGTACCGGCCAGCTCCCGGAATTCCCCGGACTGCCCTGTCTGCCACCGGGTCTCGCCGTCGTACAACCCGTCGAACTCGTTCCGTTGCAACCAAGGCTGCAGATCTTCGAAGAGTTTCTCGGCCTGGTCGCCCGCGGTCACCGTGGTCTCGGACCGGGGCACAACGCCCCAGGAGGGACCGTCTGCGCACCCTGCGGTTCGGGTGTGGGCGGGCACGGAGATCTGCGCGTCCGGTGCCAGCACGTGGGAAGCGAAGCGGTTCAGGTACTCGTCCAGCCGCTGTTCGAACTCGTGCGTAGTCACCGCGGGCGAGGGTGGTTCCGGTTCGGCGACTGTGCAGGCGGCCAGCACGATCACCGGCACGAGTAGCGCCCCGAGCTTCCCGCGGCGTGTACGCATCACCGAGCACCTTTCACGATCCGGCAGCTGCAAGAGGTGTTCCGTCCACCATCGTCGGTTCGGCCGGGACTGGTCCCAAGCCGCTGCGAGATCCTGTGGCCACCGTATGCCAGGGAAAGGGGCGTCGTGTCCGGGTTGGTGCCACCGAGGCTGGCGGATCGTCGTGAAACGGAGTTCGAACGCATCATGCATCCGCGCCGTTGTCTGGTGTCAGGGATTCCGTGGGTCCGGCTGGCTTCCTGGCGTCTGCGGGCTGGCGTGCCCGATGACGCAGGGAGACGAGGGTGCCTTCGCGGACGGGAAGCGAAAATGCCGGATCTGGTCGATGGTGAACCCGGCTTCGGCGATCGTGCGGTCGGTCGGTTTGCTGACGTGGCAGCCACCCGCCAGGTATGGCCAAAGTAGATCGACGGCGCGCTGATAACGCGCGAACCCCTGTTCGTGCGCGCGAATGTGTTCGTAGAACCGCAGTTCCCCCTCCGGGCGCAGCACTCGCCGGGCTTCTCCGAGTGCTGCCGTGGGATCGGAAATCGAGCACAGCACCAGTGAGGTCACTACGACGTCGAAGGAGGCGTCCTCGGCGGGCAGTTCTTCGGCGACACCATCGACCACGGTGATGGGTACAGTGCTGATCCTGGCCGCTTTCTCTGCTTGTGCTCGGAGTGCGGGCTCTGGTTCCACCGCGACCACCTCGGTGACCGTGTGCGGGTAGTGCGGGAAGTTGACGCCGTGGCCGGCGCCCACTTCGATCACTCGGCCGGTGACTCCGGCCAGCAGTTCGGCGCGATGCTCTGCGGCGCCGTGGGTTTCGGCCCAGGCAGCGATGCGCGGATACATCCGCGCGAACAGCGGGTGGCGGTTCGTGGGGCTCATCGAATCTCCTTTGCGCGGCCGGTGGTGCTGTGGGGTGTCGAGATACGGTCGGTCTGTTCGTCATTCTCTTCGACCGAACTGAACCAGGTGAGATGGAGGGCATGTGCAGTACATGCTGTTGATCTACAACTGCGTCCGGCCCGAACCCGGCGATCCGGGTTTCGGCGAGGCGCTGGCCAGGGTGAACGCGTTCGCTGACGAGTGCCGGCGACGGGGTGTGTTCGTGGCGGGTCATCCGCTGCAGGCCGAGCACACCGCTACCACCGTGAGCGTGCGGGACGGGCGGACGATGATCACCGACGGCCCGTTCGCCGAGACCCATGAGCACCTGGGTGGTGCCTATGTCCTCGACTGCCGCGACCTGGACGAGGCGCTGGAGCTGGCCGCGTTGTGCCC includes:
- a CDS encoding class I SAM-dependent methyltransferase, with product MSPTNRHPLFARMYPRIAAWAETHGAAEHRAELLAGVTGRVIEVGAGHGVNFPHYPHTVTEVVAVEPEPALRAQAEKAARISTVPITVVDGVAEELPAEDASFDVVVTSLVLCSISDPTAALGEARRVLRPEGELRFYEHIRAHEQGFARYQRAVDLLWPYLAGGCHVSKPTDRTIAEAGFTIDQIRHFRFPSAKAPSSPCVIGHASPQTPGSQPDPRNP
- a CDS encoding YciI family protein, which codes for MQYMLLIYNCVRPEPGDPGFGEALARVNAFADECRRRGVFVAGHPLQAEHTATTVSVRDGRTMITDGPFAETHEHLGGAYVLDCRDLDEALELAALCPMAEQGSIEVRPIAGVPGLDHTSSELAATGE
- a CDS encoding helix-turn-helix domain-containing protein; the encoded protein is MSSAKKKSLADLLHQPVRWRITQALIGRELTTAALAEQLPDVPHTTLYRHVGVLVGAGVLVVVAERKIRGTVERTYRLNVDTADDGRDGVDPDQLRTMFTVFVAGIAGDFDRYLERADIDPVRDGIAFRQAALWLDDNEFGEFLTRFGELLARYGEHEPGRGRTRRILSTILMPDS
- a CDS encoding CBS domain-containing protein, coding for MHADQMAEEYPVVDLDSDALDAARLLAEHRLPGIVVTDDKGCPCSVLPASQVVRFLVPSYVQDDPSLAGVLDESMADRIADKLSGKKVRALLPKEASELPRVNSDDTIVEVAAMMARLRCPLVAVMDGKDLIGVISASRLLQLALAPH
- a CDS encoding SLC13 family permease, with the translated sequence MSGTIAVAVFVVAYLFIATEKLPKTAVALTGAGIVLALGVTGSADAFYSHETGIDWDVIFLLLGMMIIVGVLRKTGVFEFVAIWAAKRAKGSPRRVMILLVLITAVASAFLDNVTTVLLIAPVTLLVCDRLDINPVPFLIAEVLASNIGGAATLIGDPPNIIIGSRAGLTFNDFLVNMAPIVAIELIVFTLILPWVFRGSFRVHPDRVADVLALNEREAIQDRGLLVKCGVVLLGVFIAFVGHSVFHVEPSVVALLGAGVLVLISRSRPKDYLASVEWETLLFFAGLFVMIGALVKTGVIGNLARLAADATGGNALLAVMLILGVSALLSGVIDNIPYVATMSPLVLELTNNIADPTHSEALWWSLALGADFGGNMTAVGASANVVVLGIAARAGSPISFWEFTKKGALVTVITIVIAAPYLWLRYFVLG